Sequence from the Rhodococcus jostii RHA1 genome:
CAGATCGACGCCGTCACCCGGGCGTCGGTCGACAAGGGGCTGTCCACCCCCGACCTGTCCCTGCTGGTCGACGGCCTACGCGCGGAGCGTGAACAGGGCATCACGATCGACGTGGCGTACCGGTACTTCGCGACCCCCCGCCGCTCGTTCGTCCTCGCCGACACTCCCGGGCATGTGCAGTACACCCGGAACACGGTGTCGGGTGCGTCCACCGCGCAGATGGTCATTCTGCTGGTCGATGCCCGCAAGGGTGTCATCTCCCAGACGCGCAAGCACGCCGCCGTTCTCGCGCTGCTCGGCGTCCCCAAGCTGGTGCTGGCCGTCAACAAGATCGACCTCGTCGAGGATCCGGCCACCGTGTTCGCGAACATTTCGGCGGAGTTCAACTCGCTGACCAGTTCGCTCGGCTGGGCGTCCGAGGACGTCGTCGAGATCCCGGTGTCGGCCCTGCACGGCGACAACGTCGCGGTGCGTTCGGAGAACACCCCGTACTACGACGGCCCCACGCTCATCGAGCATCTCGAGTCGGTGCCCGTCGACGCCGAACCCCACCGGGTCGGTCTCCGTTTCCCCGTCCAGTACGTGATCCGTCCGCGCACGCCGGAGTTCCCCGATTACCGCGGGTACGCCGGGCAGGTCGCCGCCGGTGAGGTGACTCCGGGCGACGAGGTCGTGATCCTGCCGTCCGGTGTCCGCACCACGGTCACCCGCATCGACACCGCGGACGGCGAACTCGACAGCGCCCACGCCGGCCGCAGCGTCACTCTCGTGCTGGCCGACGACGTCGACGTCTCCCGCGGGGACGTCATCGCCTCCCCCGCCGACGCCCCGGAGCCGCTCGGCGAGTTCGACGCGACGGTCTGCTGGCTGGCCGAGAAGCCACTGCGTCCCGGTGCCCGCCTGCTGCTCAAGCACGGCACCCGCACCACGCAGGCCATCGTCGGCACACTCGTCGAGCGTTTCAACGAGCAGGAGCTCACCTCGGAGCCCAGCCCGGAGTCGTTGGAACTCAACGAGATCGGCAAGATCTCGGTGCGTGTCGCCGAGCCGATCGTGGCGGACGACTACACCGTGAACCGCCACACCGGCAGCTTCCTGCTGATCGATCCGGCCGGCGGCAACACGCTGGCGGCCGGCCTCGTCGGAGACGCCATCGCAGCGGTGGAGCTCGGCGAGCGCGTCTAATGCGATGACCCCGCTGATCGCTGTCGCCCACGGCAGTCGCGACCCCCGCAGTGCGCGGGTGGTGGCGGCTGCCGTGTCGGCGCTCCGGGCCAAGCGACCGGACCTCGACGTCCGGCTGTGCTTCCTCGACCTCAACGCACCGTCCGTGGACCAGGTGATCGACACGGTCGCCGCCGAGGGGCATTCCTCCGCCGTGGTCGTGCCGATGCTGCTGGGCAGCGCGTTCCACGCACGCGTCGATCTTCCGGCGCTCCTGGACGCCGCCCGCCTCCGTCACCCGCACCTGCATGTCCGGCAGGCCGACGTTCTCGGGCACGACGCGCGGCTGGTCGAGGCCGTCCGTGACCGCATCGGCGAGGCCGGCGGTTCCGCCCGCGAGTCCGGTCTCGGTATCGTCCTCGCCGCGGTCGGTTCGTCCGACCCGGCCGCGAACGACCGAACCCGCGAGCTGGCCGGATCGGTCGTCGCGGGCACCCGATGGTCGGGAGCGGTGACGTGTTTCGCGACGTCGGCGGAACCGACGGTGCAGCAGGCGATCTCGACGCTGCGACAGGCCGGCGCCGAGCGCGTCGTGATCGCACCCTGGTTCCTGGCGCCGGGACTGCTCACGGACCGGTTGAGCCGTGCGGCGGAATCCTGCGGACCCGGCATCACCTACGCGGCCACCATCGGACCGCACCCCCGGCTGCTCGACGTCATGCTCGACCGGTACTCGCAGACCCACACGGAGCTGCAGCGGTACCGGGCGCTGTCGGCCTGAGCGCGTCGATCACCGCACGCCCGGCATCCGGGTTCCCCACCGCTATCCGCGCGTCACCATTGGGGTAGGTGCGCGCGTGGATGCCGGCGCGGGCCAGTGCGTCACCGACGTCCTCTCCGGGGAGGTACAGAAAGTTGGCGTGACTGCGCGGGACCGGAATTCCCGCCGCCCTCACCGTGCGCCACAGTTCCTCGCGTTCGGCGACGATGGCAGCCACCCGGGCACGGAGCTCGTACTCGGCGGCGTACGACGCCGTGACCGCGGGAACGGCGGCGCTACCAATCCCGAACGGCAGTTGCAGCGTTCGAATCGTCCGCGCCAGTGCCGCGTTCGCGAAGCCGAATCCGATACGCAACCCGGCCAGTCCGTACGCCTTGGAGAACGTTCGCAGGAACACGACGTTCGGGTGTTCGGCGATGATGCGATGCACGTCCAGGACCTGTCGGCGGTCGACGAACTCCACATAGGCCTCGTCGAGGACGACGACCACCCGGTCCGGCACATGACGGAGGAAATCCGCCAGTTCGGCGGTGTCGACGAGCGTCCCGGTGGGGTTGTGCGGGCGGCAGACGACGACGAGCCGGGTGCGGTCGTCGATCGCGGCCGCCATCGCGGCCAGATCCTGTCCGCCGTCCGCGAGAATCGGCACCGGCACCGCGTCGAGTGCCGCGATCCGCGCCATGATCGGGTACCCGTCGAACGTCGGGGCGGTGAACACGATCCGCTCCCCCGGCCCGGCGACGGAGCGCATGATCTGCAGGGCGACGCCGGTGGCGCCGGCGCCCACCACCACCTGTTCGGCGTCGAGCCCTTCGTGATCCGCGATGACCTGGATCAGCCGGTCCGGCAGGAACTCCGGATACCGATGCGCCCGGCGCATCACACCGTCGAGCGCGGCGAGGACGGAGGGCAGTGGGGCGAACGGGTTCTCGCTCAGCGCGAGATCGAATCTCGCACCGGGTCCCGCGATGGTCGGCGTGGTCATCTCACACCCCCGCCGGGGCGGCGCCCCACCGAATGGCCCCGGCCCCGGCGAAGTCGCCGGCGTGCGCGAACGCGGACATCATCACCAGCGAGCCGTTGGGGATCCGGCCTGCCCGGTTCTCGATGTCGAGGGTGACGGGGATCGCGGCGCCGAACAGGTTCCCGCATTCGTCGAACGTGTCGGGGTGCCGTTCCGCCGGGAGCTCGAGTGCGTCCCGCCAGTTGCGGAGGAACAGCCGGTTGGGCTGGTTGGTGACCAGGGTGTCGATCTCGTCCGGGGTGATGTCGATCTGCTTGCACACCGCGAGCGCAACCTCGGGGACGAGCCTGTTCCCTCGGGCGAAGACCTTCGCGATCCTCGATTCGGTGAACCCGATGTGCAGTTGGCCGGTGCCCGCCTCCCAGTACTTGCGGGGCGGATCGACGGCGGCCGTCATGTCTCCGGCGAACTCGGGGTAGGTCCG
This genomic interval carries:
- a CDS encoding aminotransferase class I/II-fold pyridoxal phosphate-dependent enzyme gives rise to the protein MTTPTIAGPGARFDLALSENPFAPLPSVLAALDGVMRRAHRYPEFLPDRLIQVIADHEGLDAEQVVVGAGATGVALQIMRSVAGPGERIVFTAPTFDGYPIMARIAALDAVPVPILADGGQDLAAMAAAIDDRTRLVVVCRPHNPTGTLVDTAELADFLRHVPDRVVVVLDEAYVEFVDRRQVLDVHRIIAEHPNVVFLRTFSKAYGLAGLRIGFGFANAALARTIRTLQLPFGIGSAAVPAVTASYAAEYELRARVAAIVAEREELWRTVRAAGIPVPRSHANFLYLPGEDVGDALARAGIHARTYPNGDARIAVGNPDAGRAVIDALRPTAPGTAAAPCGSASTGRA
- a CDS encoding sulfate adenylyltransferase subunit 1, with protein sequence MSDLHVRSPRSTQLLRLATAGSVDDGKSTLVGRLLYDTKSVLADQIDAVTRASVDKGLSTPDLSLLVDGLRAEREQGITIDVAYRYFATPRRSFVLADTPGHVQYTRNTVSGASTAQMVILLVDARKGVISQTRKHAAVLALLGVPKLVLAVNKIDLVEDPATVFANISAEFNSLTSSLGWASEDVVEIPVSALHGDNVAVRSENTPYYDGPTLIEHLESVPVDAEPHRVGLRFPVQYVIRPRTPEFPDYRGYAGQVAAGEVTPGDEVVILPSGVRTTVTRIDTADGELDSAHAGRSVTLVLADDVDVSRGDVIASPADAPEPLGEFDATVCWLAEKPLRPGARLLLKHGTRTTQAIVGTLVERFNEQELTSEPSPESLELNEIGKISVRVAEPIVADDYTVNRHTGSFLLIDPAGGNTLAAGLVGDAIAAVELGERV
- a CDS encoding sirohydrochlorin chelatase, with amino-acid sequence MTPLIAVAHGSRDPRSARVVAAAVSALRAKRPDLDVRLCFLDLNAPSVDQVIDTVAAEGHSSAVVVPMLLGSAFHARVDLPALLDAARLRHPHLHVRQADVLGHDARLVEAVRDRIGEAGGSARESGLGIVLAAVGSSDPAANDRTRELAGSVVAGTRWSGAVTCFATSAEPTVQQAISTLRQAGAERVVIAPWFLAPGLLTDRLSRAAESCGPGITYAATIGPHPRLLDVMLDRYSQTHTELQRYRALSA